A genomic window from Camelina sativa cultivar DH55 chromosome 2, Cs, whole genome shotgun sequence includes:
- the LOC104738789 gene encoding ribulose-phosphate 3-epimerase, chloroplastic has translation MSSSAASLCCSSTQVNGFGLRPQRSLLYQPTSFSFSRRRTHGIVKASARVDKFSKSDIIVSPSILSANFAKLGEQVKAVELAGCDWIHVDVMDGRFVPNITIGPLVVDALRPVTDLPLDVHLMIVEPEQRVPDFIKAGADIVSVHCEQQSTIHLHRTVNQIKSLGAKAGVVLNPGTPLSAIEYVLDVVDLVLIMSVNPGFGGQSFIESQVKKISDLRKMCAEKGVNPWIEVDGGVTPKNAYKVIEAGANALVAGSAVFGAKDYAEAIKGIKASKRPEAVAV, from the exons atgtcGAGCTCAGCCGCTTCCTTGTGTTGTTCATCAACTCAGGTCAATGGGTTTGGTCTTAGGCCTCAAAGGTCCCTTCTTTACCAACCcacttccttttctttctccag AAGGAGAACTCATGGAATTGTCAAGGCTTCAGCTCGGGTTGATAAGTTTTCCAAAAGCGATATCATTGTTTCTCCCTCAATTCTCTCGGCTAACTTCGCCAAATTAGGCGAGCAG GTGAAAGCAGTGGAGTTGGCAGGCTGTGATTGGATTCATGTTGATGTGATGGACGGTCGTTTTGTTCCCAACATTACAATTGGACCTCTCGTGGTTGATGCTTTGCGTCCTGTCACAGATCTCCCGTTGGATGTTCATCTT ATGATTGTGGAGCCTGAACAGAGAGTACCGGATTTCATCAAAGCCGGTGCCGATATAGTCAGTGTGCATTGTGAACAGCAATCGACCATCCATTTGCATCGTACCGTCAATCAA ATCAAAAGCCTAGGGGCTAAAGCTGGAGTTGTCCTAAACCCTGGAACCCCATTGAGTGCAATAGAGTATGTCTTGGATG TGGTGGATCTGGTCTTGATAATGTCGGTCAACCCCGGGTTTGGTGGACAGAGCTTTATTGAAAGCCAAGTAAAGAAAATCTCGGACTTGAGAAAAATGTGTGCAGAGAAG GGAGTAAACCCATGGATTGAAGTTGATGGTGGTGTCACTCCGAAGAATGCTTACAAG GTTATTGAGGCTGGAGCAAATGCTCTAGTAGCTGGATCAGCTGTATTTGGAGCTAAGGACTACGCAGAAG CTATAAAGGGAATTAAGGCAAGCAAGAGGCCAGAAGCTGTAGCTGTGTAA
- the LOC109127544 gene encoding glycine-rich RNA-binding protein 7-like, with amino-acid sequence MNAKGSSSGAGKSGGDGGGKSGGGNGNSGGGGNIMVAPGSKGGAYISRGGFESNPQGYFSNLHGSGQSKK; translated from the coding sequence ATGAATGCAAAAGGCAGTAGCAGCGGTGCAGGAAAgagtggtggtgatggtggagGAAAGAGCGGTGGCGGTAATGGAAACAGTGGAGGAGGAGGTAACATCATGGTAGCACCAGGTTCAAAGGGAGGTGCATACATCTCAAGAGGTGGATTTGAGAGTAACCCTCAAGGTTACTTTAGTAATCTGCATGGTAGTGGACAGAGCAAGAAGTGA
- the LOC109127546 gene encoding probable H/ACA ribonucleoprotein complex subunit 1, translating into MSGKGSSNGAGKSGGDGGKSGGGSGNVGRGGGGNMVAPGTKGGAYISRGGFESNPQGYFSNLHGSGQSKK; encoded by the coding sequence ATGAGTGGAAAAGGCAGCAGCAACGGTGCAGGAAAGAGTGGTGGAGATGGAGGAAAGAGCGGTGGAGGTAGTGGAAACgttggaagaggaggaggaggtaacATGGTAGCACCAGGCACTAAGGGAGGTGCATACATCTCAAGAGGTGGATTTGAAAGTAATCCTCAAGGTTACTTTAGTAATCTGCATGGTAGTGGACAGAGCAAGAAGTGA
- the LOC104738807 gene encoding transcription factor MYB28-like — protein MSRKPCCVGEGLKKGAWTTEEDKKLISYIHDHGEGGWRDIPQKAGLKRCGKSCRLRWTNYLKPEIKRGEFSSEEEQIIIMLHASRGNKWSVIARHLPRRTDNEIKNYWNTHLKKRLVEQGIDPVTHKPLASNSNPTVHENLNSLNASSPDNQYSRSSSMPSLSLPLSGCNIVSEVTELSSNDGTPMQGGGTLRCKKIFNKSSSTSRLLNKVAAKATSIKDILSASMEGSLSATTISHASFFNGFSEQIRSEDDSSNASLTNLAEFDPFSQSSLYPEHDINATSDLDMGQDYDFSHFLEKLGVGNHDEENNMNVEYNHDLLMSDVSQEVSSTSVDDQDNMVGNFEGWSNYLLDHANFMYDTDSDSLEKHFI, from the exons ATGTCAAGAAAGCCATGTTGTGTCGGAGAAGGGCTCAAGAAAGGGGCGTGGACCACCGAGGAGGATAAGAAACTCATATCCTACATCCACGACCACGGTGAAGGAGGCTGGCGTGACATTCCCCAAAAAGCTG GCTTGAAACGGTGTGGAAAGAGCTGTAGACTGCGATGGACCAATTACCTTAAACCTGAGATCAAACGAGGCGAGTTTAGTTCAGAAGAAGAGCAGATTATCATCATGCTTCATGCTTCTCGAGGCAACAA GTGGTCGGTCATAGCTAGACATTTACCTAGAAGAACGGACAACGAGATCAAGAACTATTGGAACACCCATCTCAAAAAACGGTTGGTTGAGCAGGGTATTGATCCCGTGACACACAAGCCACTAGCTTCTAATTCCAACCCAACGGTTCATGAGAATTTGAATTCCCTAAATGCCTCTAGTCCCGACAACCAATACTCACGGTCGAGCTCAATGCCTTCTCTGTCTCTACCTCTATCCGGTTGCAACATAGTTTCCGAGGTGACTGAGTTAAGCAGCAATGATGGAACACCAATGCAAGGCGGCGGTACCTTGAGATGcaagaaaattttcaataaatcGAGTTCTACATCAAGGCTTTTGAACAAAGTTGCAGCTAAGGCCACTTCCATCAAAGATATATTGTCGGCTTCCATGGAAGGTAGCTTAAGTGCTACTACAATATCACATGCAAGCTTTTTCAATGGCTTCTCTGAGCAAATTCGCAGTGAAGACGATAGTTCTAATGCATCCCTGACAAATCTCGCTGAATTTGATCCCTTCTCCCAATCATCATTGTACCCTGAGCATGACATCAATGCTACTTCTGATCTCGACATGGGCCAGGATTATGATTTCTCACATTTTCTCGAAAAACTTGGGGTTGGTAACCATGACGAGGAGAACAATATGAATGTCGAGTACAACCATGATCTCCTTATGTCTGATGTTTCCCAAGAAGTCTCATCAACTAGCGTTGACGATCAAGACAACATGGTAGGAAACTTCGAGGGGTGGTCAAATTATCTTCTTGACCATGCCAATTTTATGTATGACACCGACTCAGATTCCCTCGAAAAGCATTTCATATGA
- the LOC104738815 gene encoding NAC domain-containing protein 100-like: protein METFCGFQKEEEQMDLPPGFRFHPTDEELITHYLHKKVLDISFSAKAIGEVDLNKSEPWELPWMAKIGEKEWYFFCVRDRKYPTGLRTNRATEAGYWKATGKDKEIYRGKSLVGMKKTLVFYRGRAPKGQKTNWVMHEYRLEGKFSAHNLPKTAKNEWVICRVFQKSAGGKKIPISSLIRIGSLGTDFNPTLLPSLTDSSPYNNDKTKTEPVYVPCFSNQTDQNQGTTTLNCFSSPALNSIQTDIFHRIPLYQTQSLQASTNLLHSPILAQEHSVLHAMIENNRRQSHKTMSVSQETGVSTDMNTDISSDFEFGKRRFDTQEDPSSSTGPVDLEPFWNY from the exons ATGGAGACTTTTTGTGGGTTTCAGAAGGAAGAAGAGCAGATGGATTTACCTCCTGGTTTCAGATTTCATCCAACAGATGAAGAACTCATAACTCACTATCTCCAtaagaaggttcttgacatcaGCTTCTCAGCTAAAGCTATTGGAGAAGTTGATTTAAACAAATCCGAGCCATGGGAGTTACCAT GGATGGCAAAAATTGGTGAGAAAGAATGGTATTTTTTCTGTGTGAGAGACAGAAAGTATCCGACCGGTTTAAGGACTAACCGAGCAACTGAAGCCGGTTATTGGAAGGCGACCGGGAAGGATAAGGAGATATACCGAGGCAAATCACTTGTTGGCATGAAGAAGACACTTGTTTTCTATAGAGGAAGAGCTCCTAAAGGTCAGAAAACCAACTGGGTGATGCATGAGTATAGGCTTGAAGGAAAGTTCTCAGCCCATAACTTGCCCAAAACCGCAAAG AATGAATGGGTGATTTGTAGGGTTTTTCAGAAGAGTGCAGGAGGGAAGAAGATTCCTATTTCAAGTCTAATCCGAATCGGTTCCTTAGGAACTGACTTTAACCCTACGCTTTTGCCCTCTTTAACCGATTCTTCACCTTACAACAACgataaaaccaaaacagaaccTGTCTACGTGCCCTGCTTCTCCAACCAAACGGATCAAAACCAAGGAACCACAACACTCAATTGCTTCAGTAGCCCTGCTCTTAACTCGATCCAAACCGACATTTTCCATAGGATCCCACTCTATCAAACTCAATCCCTTCAGGCTTCCACGAATCTACTACATAGCCCGATTCTCGCGCAAGAACACTCAGTTCTACACGCTATGATCGAGAACAACAGAAGACAGAGCCACAAAACGATGAGTGTCTCACAAGAAACCGGTGTTTCCACTGACATGAACACTGATATTTCGTCGGATTTTGAATTCGGTAAGAGACGGTTTGATACTCAAGAAGATCCGTCTTCCTCTACTGGACCGGTTGATCTTGAACCTTTCTGGAATTACTGA